The nucleotide sequence GTGGCGCCGCTGACGATGATCGCGATCCTCCTGGTGCCGGTGAGCTTCTGGGTGCTCTGGCGGACGCGCTTCGGCCTGCGGCTGCGGTCCTGCGGCGAGAACCCGGTCGCGGCGGAGTCCCTCGGCGTGAACGTCTACCTGCACAAGTACGTGGCCGTGATCATCTCGGGCGCGTTCGCCGGCATGGGTGGCGCTTCGCTGGTGCTGCTGCGCGGCGGCGCGGACTACCTGGAGAACCAGACGAACGGCCGCGGGTACATCGGCCTCGCGGCGATGATCTTCGGCAACTGGCGGCCGGGCGGCCTGCTCGGCGGCGCGGCGCTGTTCGGCTACGCGGACGGCCTGCAGCTCGCCGGCGGCGGCGAAGCGGTGCTCGCGCTGCTGTACGGCGCGGTCATCCTGGTCGCGGTGATCGTCATCGTGCAGCTGTTCCGTCGCCAGTGGATCGCGGCGGGACTCGGCGTCGTCGGCGCCGGTGTGCTGTACGCGATCTACTGGGCCAATGACACGCTGCCGTCGGACCTGATCCCGTACACCGCGCACTTCGTGACGCTGATCGTGCTGGCTGTGGCGTCGCAACGGCTGCGGCCGCCGAAGGCCGACGGTCAGCCGTACCGGCGGGGTGAGGACTGAGTGTCTACTGTGGACTGGGATGCGCTGCGTTCTCAAGCGATCGAAGCGGCTTCCCATGCGTACGCGCCTTATTCGGGCCTGCACGTGGGTGTCGCCGGGATCGTCGACGACGGCCGGGTCGTGACCGGGTGCAACGTCGAGAACGCTTCCTACGGGCTCGGGCTGTGCGCGGAGTGCACGATGGCCGGGCAGCTGCGGCTGTCCGGCGGCGGCCGCCTGGTCGCTGTGGCCTGCCGCAGCGGTGCGGGTGACCTGCTGATGCCGTGCGGACGGTGTCGCCAGATCCTGTTCGAGCTCGGCGGATCTTCGTGCCTGGTGGACACGCCCAGCGGGATCCTGCCGATGTCGGACGTCCTGCCGGACGCCTTCGGCCCGGACGACCTCCCGTGAGCGCGTTCGCGGCGGTCGACGTCATCCGGACCAAGCGGGACGGCGGCACGCTTTCCGACGAGCAGATCGACTGGGTCGTCGACGCCTACACCCGGGGTGACGTCGCCGAAGAGCAGATGTCGGCGCTGGCCATGGCGATCTTCCTGCGCGGGATGACCTCGGCCGAGATCTCCCGGTGGACGCACGCGATGATCGCGTCGGGGGAGCGGCTGTCGCTTTCGGTGTCCCGGCCGACGGTGGACAAGCACTCGACGGGCGGGGTCGGCGACAAGATCACGCTGCCGCTGGCGCCGCTGGTGGCGGCGTGCGGCGCGGCCGTGCCACAGCTGTCCGGCCGCGGGCTCGGCCACACCGGCGGGACGCTCGACAAGCTGGAGTCGATTCCCGGCTGGCGCGCCGCACTGTCCACTTCGGAGATTCAATCGCAGCTGGAGGACGTCGGCGCGGTGGTCTGCGCGGCGACGTCCGGGCTGGCGCCGGCGGACAAGAAGCTGTACGCGCTGCGGGACGTCACGTCCACTGTGGAGTCGATCCCGCTGATCGCCAGCTCGATCATGAGCAAGAAGATCGCCGAAGGCGCGTCCGGGCTGGTCCTGGACGTGAAGTTCGGGTCGGGCGCGTTCATGAAGTCGCTTGACCAGGCTCGTTCGCTGGCTTCCGCGTTGACCTCGATCGGCGCCGATCACGGTGTCCCGACGACGGCGTTGCTGACCGACATGAACGTCCCGCTGGGGCGGGCGGTCGGCAACGCGGTGGAGGTCGCGGAGTCGGTCGACGTGCTCAAAGGCGGCGGTCCGGCGGACGTGGTCGCGCTGACTGTGGCCCTGGCCCGGGAGATGCTGGCGCTGGCCGGCCTCGACGTCGACCCGGCGGCGGTGCTGGCTTCGGGCGAGGCGTACGAGGTCTGGTGCCGGATGATCGCGGCCCAGGGCGGCGACCCGTCGGCGCCGCTGCCGACGCCCTCTCACGTCCACGTGGTCACGGCGCCTTCTTCGGGGGTGCTGGCTTCGCTGGACGCGTACGCGGTGGGCGTCGCGGCGTGGCGGCTCGGTGCGGGCCGCGCCCGCAAGGAGGACCCGGTCCAGGCCGCGGCGGGCATCCTGTGCCTGGCCAAGCCGGGGGACGCGGTCTCCGAGGGCGACCCGCTGCTGGAACTCCACACGGACACGCCTGACGCGGTCCCGGCCGCCCTGTCCGCGCTCGAGGGTGGGTTCACGATCGCTTCGTCGGCGCCTGAACCGGGCCCGATCGTCGTGGAGACCATCCGTAGCTAGCTGGACTGTGATGATCGTCGCGAAGATGATCACCCGTCCGAGTGACATGAGAAGGCCCCCGTCGGATCCCGGCGGGGGCCTTCTTCGTGCGTGAGTCCTACTCCGTGGCTTCTTCCGAGCCTTCGCCCGTCTTGGCCTTCACGTCGGCCGGCTTCGGGGCGCGGCCGTTGCGGGAGCTGCGGCGCGGCTGGCGCGGGGCCGGCGGGGGCGGGGAGATCTGCTGGACCGCCGGGCCGCCACCGAGCATCAGCTCCGCGAACGTCGCCATGGCCTCGTCGAGCTGGCCGCCGATGCGGCGGACGCTCTCGTCGTTGCTCTTGCGGACGAGCGTGTCGACCGAGTCGGTGTCCGGCTGCTTCGACAGCGTGCCCTCGACCTTCGACAGCCCCGCCTTGAGCGCGCCGTCGAGGTCGCCGATGCCGGACAGGAAGCCGTCCTCCACCTTGTCGAGGCGGGAGGCCAGGTCGTCGAGGCGGGTGGTGACCGTTTCGAGCCGGTTGCCCAGGTTCTCCAGGCGGTCGGACGCGTCGATCATCTCGCCGGTCTCGGTCAGCGCGACCTTGAGCGCCTCGGTGTTGGCGTCGATCCGCTCGTGCGTGGTGCGGCCCAGCTCGCCGACGCGCTCCTGCGTGACGCGGCTCAGCTCGTCGACCTTGCCCCGCAGCTCGTGGTCGGCGTGGTCGACGCGCTCGCGCAGCGCCGCCTCGGTCTGCTCGATCCGCTCGCGGACCGGGCCGGTGACCGACTGCGGCAGCGACTCGATCTTCGCGTCCTGCTTGTCGAGGTGGCCGCCCAGCTCGTCGATCCGGCGGTGGATGTTCTGGAGCTTGTCCTCGAGCCCGTCCATCCGGCCCGCGACACCCTCGAAGCGCGCGGCGACGCCGTCGAGGCGGCCGTCGAGCTGCGCGAAGGGCTTGGCGAGCTTGTCGACGATGCTCTCGACCGCGCGGGTCAGGGCGGCGAGGGCCGCGTCCTGCGCCTCGAGGCGGGACATCGTCTCGTCGAGGCGCTCGGCCAGGACGCTGACCTCGGTGCGGTCGGGCATCTCGGAGAGCCGCTTGCGGACCGCGCCCAGCGAGTCCACCGGCGCGAGGCGGGCGTAGATGTCGTCGAGCGCGTCGAAGATCTGCTGCTGCTCGCTCTCACGCACTTCGGCCGCGCGCACCAGCATGTTGCGCATCCGGTCGAAGGACGGGGCGGCAATGTGGTTGTCAGTGGTCACTGCTGTGTGTCCTTCGTCGGCGGGGAAATGGAGGGACGTGCCACGAAGCTTATCGATTGCAAAAATTGCTGTCTGTATGGCCCCCGTGAAGAGGCTATTACGGAGGCTGCCCCCGGATGGCCGATTCGGGACATGATCCTCAACGCTGAGGGTTAGCCCGAGCCTGAGAGTTACGGCCATGTAGGGGAATGACAACGAGGTTACCGTTGGGGGATGCCTGACGAAAGCCCTGTTCTGCCCACCGAGACACTCCGCCGCGCGCCCAAGGTGCTGCTGCACGACCACCTCGACGGCGGCCTGCGCCCGGCCACCGTCGCCGAACTCGCCGAAGCGACCGGTTACGCCGGTCTGCCCACCACCGACCCGGCCGAGCTGGGCACCTGGTTCCGCCGTGCGGCCGACTCCGGCTCACTCGTTTCCTACCTCGAGACGTTCGCGCACACCTGCGGGGTGATGCAAACGGAGGAATCGCTGGTCAGGGTGGCCGCGGAGGCGGTGG is from Amycolatopsis mediterranei and encodes:
- a CDS encoding ABC transporter permease, encoding MSTDVALESAPATPVRRRRGRIPGWLRGVIWAVIAIAVISSASYSTGVAALTSSNTASTALRLALPILLCALGGLWAERAGVVNIGLEGMMILGTWGAAWGSYYGGVWSGLLAALLFGALGGLLHAVATVTFNVNHIVSGVAINLLGLGVTKYLANLIFAPISGNPRQSPPVPKFDTYSATFLSDWLGDLEKQQRVGISDVAGILRGLVTEVAPLTMIAILLVPVSFWVLWRTRFGLRLRSCGENPVAAESLGVNVYLHKYVAVIISGAFAGMGGASLVLLRGGADYLENQTNGRGYIGLAAMIFGNWRPGGLLGGAALFGYADGLQLAGGGEAVLALLYGAVILVAVIVIVQLFRRQWIAAGLGVVGAGVLYAIYWANDTLPSDLIPYTAHFVTLIVLAVASQRLRPPKADGQPYRRGED
- a CDS encoding cytidine deaminase; protein product: MSTVDWDALRSQAIEAASHAYAPYSGLHVGVAGIVDDGRVVTGCNVENASYGLGLCAECTMAGQLRLSGGGRLVAVACRSGAGDLLMPCGRCRQILFELGGSSCLVDTPSGILPMSDVLPDAFGPDDLP
- a CDS encoding thymidine phosphorylase; its protein translation is MSAFAAVDVIRTKRDGGTLSDEQIDWVVDAYTRGDVAEEQMSALAMAIFLRGMTSAEISRWTHAMIASGERLSLSVSRPTVDKHSTGGVGDKITLPLAPLVAACGAAVPQLSGRGLGHTGGTLDKLESIPGWRAALSTSEIQSQLEDVGAVVCAATSGLAPADKKLYALRDVTSTVESIPLIASSIMSKKIAEGASGLVLDVKFGSGAFMKSLDQARSLASALTSIGADHGVPTTALLTDMNVPLGRAVGNAVEVAESVDVLKGGGPADVVALTVALAREMLALAGLDVDPAAVLASGEAYEVWCRMIAAQGGDPSAPLPTPSHVHVVTAPSSGVLASLDAYAVGVAAWRLGAGRARKEDPVQAAAGILCLAKPGDAVSEGDPLLELHTDTPDAVPAALSALEGGFTIASSAPEPGPIVVETIRS